tctcctccacccccacttAAAGAGGAAAGGCGGGTCTCTGTGATCAGGTCTCCTGTTCTCTTGGGGCCTAGGCTGAGAAGAAGGACTGGCTTGCAGGGAACTTTCTCTCCTGTCTGCCAGATATGCCTTTGTGCAAGAGGTCCCTTGGCTCCAAAGCCCACTTCAGGCCTTGGCTGAACATCAGCATCTCCATAGACCCTTGTCAACTTGCACCCCTGTCCTGTGGAAAACTGTTGTGCTCCCCTGTGTCCCAGGACCAGGAAGTCACCTTGAGGGGCAGGGGATGGAGGATGATTCAGCTCACCTGTGGGCAAAGGAGGTTAGAAAAGCCGAAAGGTAGCCACGGCCATCATGGGCCACCTGCCAGGGCATGCCCCAGTCGGCAAGCTCTGCTCTTCCAGGTGAGGCACCTGAGAATATACGATCATCCCATCTCAtctaggggctggtgagatggctcagcgaacAAAGGTGCTTGCCCGCAAGCTGAACGACTTTAGTTCAATCCCCgaacccacaaggtagaaggagagaactgattcctgcaggttgtcctctgacctccacccatgcATCTTGGTACTTGTGCACCTAATAAAGAAGtaagtgtaaaaaaaaataaaaacaataaacctCAACtgggcacacccctttaatcccagcactcaagaggcaaaggcagaggcaggtggatctctgtgagtttgagaccagtctggtctacagagcaagtttcaggacagccagggttacccagagaaaccctgtctcaaacaagcaaacaaacaaacaaaacaaaacaaaaaaccccaaaaaacccagcaaccacaataacaacaacaacaacaacaacaaaccaataaACCTCATTTAAGTTCAATTGCCTAagtgtttggtttcattttgtttaaggATAGTTCCCTGGCCTGGAACCCCTTATGTAGCTcagcaggcctggaacttgcctCAACGCTGGGATTATAGCTCCACCACACCAAACAAGTTGCTTTTGCTATTCGATTCCAGTAGTAACCATGGCTCAGGGCTGGGTTTAAAAAGGGCTGGTGCAGATACAGGTTCTTTTCATGCCAGGCAGAATGGGCCACTGaggctggggactggagaggttaACAGACCCAGGCAGGTAGAGTGGACTGCTCATTGGGCTTTTAGCAGATCCTTGGGGCTTGTGGGGTGATGCTTGAGGTGGTTTGGGGAGTGGAGGTGGCTCCAGGGAAAGTGGTCCCCAGGAGGAGGCCAGAGTAGACTGGACATTTTCTGGGGAGCCGGTGGGTTAGAATGAGCCCTCACTGACAGGCTGCTCACTCTGCCCCACAGACGCTGAGGTGCCCCGTGAGGCCCGCGAGGCCCTTAGTTTCCACGGGGATGCCACTGGCACACAGGTGCATCTGGATGACCAGAGGAGCACAGCGCATAGGCTATCCACGTTTCATGATGGCATTGTGTTCAGCCAGCGTCCAGTGTGGCCCGGTGAGCGTGTAGCGCTGCGCGTGCTGCGACAAGAGGACGGCTGGTGCGGTGGCCTCCGCGTGGGCTTCACGCGCCTGGACCCTGCAAATGTGGCCGCATCCTGCCTGCCGCCCTTCGTGTGCCCCGACCTAGAAGAGCAGAGCCCCACGTGGGCAGCGCTGCTTCCAGAGGGTTTCGTTCGTGCAGGGAATGTGGTCTGCTTCTGGGTGAACCGTAGAGGCTGGCTCTACGCAAAGGTCAACGCTGGCCGTCCCCTCTTGCTGCGCAAAGACGTGCTGGTCCAGGGCGCCCCGCTCTGGGCGGTGATGGATGTGTACGGGACCACGAAAGCCATTGAGCTGCTGGGTGAGACAATCCTTGGGGTCCCAAGCACTGTGGTTCTGGAGTGTATGGCATGGAGACAGAATTCCAGCTGGCTTCTCAGTCCTGTCTAGAGGCCCTGGTAGAACCATTCATTCCTTCATGCTCAGTATGCCATCAGCCCATGGCCTAATGTAAGGATGGACATTGGAGACTCGAAATGGGCAAAAGCCTTAGCCTTGTCCTAAAGGATGAAAAGATATGACCAGTGCTGTAAATAATGTTAGAAGGCTGGTAGCGTTTCACAAAGGATAAAGCATTTGGGTGGGGCCTTGACGCTTAAGTAGAAGTTCACCCATACACAGGTAGAAAAGCAAAACCATGACAAAGATGGGACAGCTCTCACCTGGGTTTGTAACATGACAGGCAGGGAGTGGCTGCTACAGGGtagcgtgcatgcacacatgcgtgcatgtggattcctggagctgcTGGGCTGACTCCCAACCTCCCTTTCTGCCTTAGATCCCAAAGCCAACGCCTGGATCATCAATGGAGAGGCTGTACCAGAGTCTGAAGGTGAGCCCACGTCCTACCCAGGGATCCCAGCACTGAGTAGAGTGGCTGGGAAGTCTGGTTGTTCAAAGCCATCTTTCTAGGCTCCCACAGAGGCCTCCCACTGTTTACTGCTGTCTAGATCAATGGGATGTTCCTGCCTTTTAGATCATTCCAATTAGCAGAGCATATTCATGAACAGACCCTCCCCCCTTCTCTGAAACAGTCTCGTGTGACCTAATCTAGCCTCAGATTTACTCTAAATActctttcaaatgctgggatcacaaacTAGTTTaatctcattttttctttatttttttgctttttgtatttctttttctttttttttttttccagagacagggtttctctgtgtagctttggagcctatcctggcactcgctctggagaccaggctggcctcaaactcacagagatccgcctgcctctgcctcccaagtgctgggattaaaggcatgtgccactaacgcctggcttatttttcgagacaagatttctctgtatcaccctgtctgtcctggaacttgctctgtagatcaggctggcctagaatttacagagatctacctgtttctgcctcccaagtgctgggactaaaggtgttcgccaccaccacccagcgagCACTACTGGTTTTATTCAGTGCTGGAAATAAAATGcaggggctttgtgcatgccaagcaagcactctaccaactgaattgTAACCCAGCCATGCACGCGCACGCGAtcatatgtgtctgtctgtctgtctgtctgtctgtctctctctctctctctctctctgtgtgtgtgtgtgtgtgtgtgtgtgtgtgtgtgtgtgttagtccaGAGGCAGATCTCAGGTGTTTTC
The Cricetulus griseus strain 17A/GY chromosome 1 unlocalized genomic scaffold, alternate assembly CriGri-PICRH-1.0 chr1_1, whole genome shotgun sequence genome window above contains:
- the Neurl3 gene encoding E3 ubiquitin-protein ligase NEURL3, translated to MGARLSPEANAEVPREAREALSFHGDATGTQVHLDDQRSTAHRLSTFHDGIVFSQRPVWPGERVALRVLRQEDGWCGGLRVGFTRLDPANVAASCLPPFVCPDLEEQSPTWAALLPEGFVRAGNVVCFWVNRRGWLYAKVNAGRPLLLRKDVLVQGAPLWAVMDVYGTTKAIELLDPKANAWIINGEAVPESEVTSGEECAICFHNPANTRLIPCGHSHFCGSCAWHVFKDTARCPMCRWQIEEVAVEPSLKPGEGS